The following proteins are encoded in a genomic region of Mycobacterium kiyosense:
- a CDS encoding nitroreductase — MAQQEPLNMPLEEAMRTQRAIRRLKSDPVDDSLILHILELAMKAPTGSNAQNWEFIVVKDRQVVARLGRLNRAAMKAFGPLYKRTLEKRMDDKMLRVEKAVRWQAEHFDDIPVVVVACLKGIIPPVPPIAASSAYGSIYPAVQNLLLAARAAGLGAALITMPLWSTFAAKRVLGLPWNVTPCAVIPLGWPMGKYGPTSRRPVGEFVSLDRYGNRAFR; from the coding sequence ATGGCCCAACAAGAACCACTGAACATGCCGCTCGAAGAGGCGATGCGCACCCAGCGTGCGATCCGTCGGCTCAAGAGTGATCCGGTCGACGACTCGCTGATCCTGCACATCCTCGAACTGGCGATGAAGGCACCCACCGGTTCGAACGCGCAGAACTGGGAGTTCATCGTCGTCAAGGACCGCCAGGTGGTCGCCAGGCTGGGCCGGTTGAATCGCGCGGCGATGAAGGCCTTCGGGCCGCTGTACAAGCGCACCCTGGAAAAGCGGATGGACGACAAGATGCTGCGCGTCGAGAAGGCCGTGCGCTGGCAGGCAGAGCACTTCGACGACATCCCCGTCGTCGTGGTGGCCTGCCTCAAAGGGATCATCCCGCCGGTGCCGCCGATCGCGGCCAGCAGCGCCTACGGCTCCATCTATCCCGCGGTGCAGAACCTGTTGCTGGCGGCCCGCGCGGCCGGACTGGGCGCGGCGCTGATCACGATGCCGCTGTGGAGCACGTTCGCCGCCAAGCGAGTGCTGGGCCTGCCGTGGAATGTCACCCCGTGCGCGGTGATCCCGCTGGGCTGGCCGATGGGTAAGTACGGTCCCACCAGCCGTCGGCCGGTCGGCGAGTTCGTGTCGCTGGACCGGTACGGCAACCGGGCATTCCGGTGA